AGGGATGTATCCGCCATAGAAAGAAAGAGCTTAGCGGCTGAATAGTCAAGGGTTAGAGGACACTGAAGGAAGGCATCTCCGGCAAAGGCAATGATTCCTACCCGATCTCCTTTAAGTTCATCAATCAGAGAAGATAATTCTAATTTGGCCTTAGCCAGACGGTTAGGTTGTACATCTTCTGCTTCCATACTTAAAGAGGTGTCGATGGCAATAAGGACATCTACCCCCTGCCGTTTTACCTTAACCATTCTGGAGCCGAACCGGGGATTAGCCAGGGCCAGGATGAGGAAGCTCAGCCCAAGCACGATAAGATACGCCTTTAACCTCTGTTTCTTGGAACTAACCGAAGAGGCCAGCACCTCCAATAACCTGGGCCCGGCAAACCTGGCGAGGAGTTTCTTTTTTCTCCAGCCGGCCGAGACATAAAGTATAATTACTCCGGGAATGAGCCAGAGTAAATAGAGGTTCTCAGGATAGCCAATCATCTTAATTTCGGATTGCGCACCCACTTCGTGGGTACCCAGGATTTCGGATTGGGATAAATGTAACCGTTCACCTCACCACGGAGACACAGAGACACTGAGAAAAATCTAAAGAACAAATCTCTTAATTCCATCTTTCAAAACAGGTATTAAGTGCTTTTTTCGTAACCGTTCAGGGGGTAATGAAAGTTGAGGGGAAATTTTTGTAACTATTCAGCCCTTAAGGCACAAAGACACAAAGATTACCAATAATAGCACACGGATTACACGGATGAGACGGATTGACACGGATAAAGATTTTCGACCTGTGAAATAGGTTTATACAAATATCCCCCAATAGAGGGTGAGAAGGTAAGAAAGAGAATAAACAGATCGCTCCTCTGGAGCTAATTTGTTATGAGAGATATATTCTACAAACATGTCGCTCCTCTGGAGCTAACCTGAATAAAGCTCCGTAGGAGCAATCTGTTTGTAGTAATTTCGCAAACGCAATATATTTGCAGCTCCGTAGGAGCGACCTGTTTTTAGTAGTAGAGCTTGAATATCTATGTCTATGGAAAGTTTCTTGCATCTTATTTAAACCTATTTCACAGGTCGAAAATTTTTAGAAAAAATCCGTGAGAATCCGCCAAAATCTGTGTCATCCGTGGGCTATTCTATTATTTTCTTCGTGGCTTAGTGGCTTTGTGGCTGAACGGTTACCTTTTTTCTAAAATCATTCTCCGTGTCTCTGTGTCTCTGTGGTGAACGATTACGGATAAATCTGCAACCTGTACTCCGAAGTCCGCAATCCGGAATCAATTATGGTATCTTCCGCAAGACGGTCTGGGCCAGGCCGATCTCCAAAAGGATGAAGGCCAGCCCCGGCCCCAGGAAATAAGGGAATATCTCGCGGTATTCCATATATTCTTTGACCTTGATCTCAGTCTTCTCCAGCTTATCAATCTGTTTATATATTTCTGAAAGTCCCTCAGAAGAGGTAGCCCGGAAGTAAAGACCGCCGGTTTCCTTAGCTATTTGAGACAGGGTTTCTTCATCCAGGTCTTCATCGATCCAGATATATTTTTTTCCAAAGATAGGATGGTTAATCGGATAAGGCGCCTTTCCTTTTGAACCAGCTCCAATAGTGTAAATCTTGACTCCAAAAGAGGCGGCTGCCCTGGCTGCCGTAAGGGGGTCGATCTCACCGGTGTTATTTCGACCGTCGGTCAAGAGAATAATAACTTTGCTCTTAGCCTGGCTTTCCTTCAGTCTGCTCAGAGAGGTCATAATGCCTATCCCAATGGCGGTGCCTTCGCTCCCGGTCATGCCGACCTCAACTTTGTCCAAAAACTCAAAAAGCGCGCCGTAGTCCAGGGTAAGAGGGGCTTGAGTCAGACTGAGTCCGGCAAAAGACACCACCCCAATACGGTCGCTTTTTCTTCCCTTAATGAACTCTACCGCCGCGGTCCTGGCCGCCTCGAACCTGTTTTTAGGCTTGAAATCCTCGGCCAGCATAGACCGTGAGGTGTCCAGGCACAGAATAATATCTATGCCCTTTTTTATGATCTCCTCACCCTTTACCCCGGTCTGAGGTCTGGCCAGGGCCAGGATGATAAAAGAGAGGGCAATCACCCTCAGGACCGTAAGCAATGCCTGGTAAGTGACTCGTCTGGGGGGACTGATCTCCTTCACTATCCCCAGATCAGAAAAGGTAAGGGCGGCAGGCTTTGAGGACCTCCTGTGCTTGTATAAAATCAAGAGAGGTAAAATCACTAAGATTAATAAAAATAATGGATTAGCGAATCGCATCATTAAAACTCGAGTCCGAATTCGGCTGAAAGGATGGTGGCTTGATAGTCTACCTGCTGACCGGGACGATCGGCTTCATCCTGGTGGTCGATAAATTCAGCCCTGACATTAAAAACAGCCCGCGGACTGAACCGATAGATGCCCTCCAGGCTGAATATCCCCCTGGCCCAATCAATCCTCTCGTCGCTGATGACATCCGGTTCCTTGGTCCACGGATCATCGGTTCGATCTGTCCACCGATATTCATAACCTACCAGAAGGCTCAGGTTGTATCTCAAGTAAAGGGTAAGCTCACCCCGGGCGATCTGAAAGGAAGTCAAGGTGTTTCCCCCTTTGGAGGATGGTTCAATCTCCTCCAGATATTTGTAATAACCATTAGCGGCTATCCTTTTGACCGGGACTTTATATCCGGCCTGGACACGGACGCCTGTTCTGTTGGGGGTATATGTCTTGACCGTATATGAAGCCGTGGTGTCCGGGAAATCTGGGTCCACCCGAATATAGGCAATGTTTCCCTCTAAGGATGGCATTCCCAGAAAGTCAAGATCACCCTTTACCCCCACCCAACCAGCTATTCCTTCCCGCATCTTATCCTCAGGATCGAGAAGGTCTCTGTCCCATTCGCCTCTAACAAACTCACCTTCAATAACAAAAAGATCCTCAACCGGAAGTAAAAAGTCTAGACCATAAATCTCGCTTTCCACTGGAGGGGGTAGATTACTTTCCTTTACCTTTCGATCCTTCAATTTAAGATAGGTCAGTCCCAGCTCAATAGCTGATTCGGCGGGCAAATAGGCGAAAACAGCCTTGAATCTTCCGCCGTAGACATCCCGGCGGTAGGCTTCTCCTCTTGGACGGACGCCAAAACCGATTAAGTCAAGGCCGGGGGTGGGTTGCAGGGCAATCTTTACCCCTTCAAAGAGCCTTGGCTCGTCCAGCAGTCCATCCAGTCGGCCCCCCTGAATACCGGAAAGCCTGGTGGTGTATCCAGGGGAGTGTGGGCCGGCGTTATCCTGGGGGTCCCATTCCTTCATGGTCAGAGGAGTAAGCGTAAGGTTAAAGCGTCCAGCTATGAGGTCAACCAGTGGTCGGTGAAATCCGAGTAATATCTCTCTGGATTCAACCTTAAGGTCCTCCGGCTCTTCTTTCCCCTCATTCCCTATTCGAATTACCCCCATTACCGCCAAATCCTTAACCACGGTTGATGAGAGTTTGATGTCAAGCCTCTCGGTCAGAGCCGTCTCGCGCTTAAGAGACGCTCCCAGGGAATCGATGATCTCTCCTTCTTTG
This genomic window from bacterium contains:
- a CDS encoding VWA domain-containing protein, translating into MMRFANPLFLLILVILPLLILYKHRRSSKPAALTFSDLGIVKEISPPRRVTYQALLTVLRVIALSFIILALARPQTGVKGEEIIKKGIDIILCLDTSRSMLAEDFKPKNRFEAARTAAVEFIKGRKSDRIGVVSFAGLSLTQAPLTLDYGALFEFLDKVEVGMTGSEGTAIGIGIMTSLSRLKESQAKSKVIILLTDGRNNTGEIDPLTAARAAASFGVKIYTIGAGSKGKAPYPINHPIFGKKYIWIDEDLDEETLSQIAKETGGLYFRATSSEGLSEIYKQIDKLEKTEIKVKEYMEYREIFPYFLGPGLAFILLEIGLAQTVLRKIP